The Salegentibacter sp. Hel_I_6 region GCGCCTGGGGTATAGAAGGGCGTGTTCCATTCCTGGATAAAGAATTTATGGATGTAGCCATGAGAATAAATCCTAAAGATAAAATGATTACTGGGGAACGTATTGAAAAGTGGGTGCTAAGAACAGCATTTGAAGATTATTTGCCCGAAAGCGTTGCCTGGAGACAAAAAGAACAATTTTCTGATGGGGTTGGTTATAGTTGGATAGATACTCTAAAAGAATTGGTTAATGCAGAGGTGAGCGATGAGCAGCTTAAAAATGCACACTTCAAATTTCCAATTCAGCCACCATCTAGTAAAGAAGAATATTATTACCGGTCTATTTTTACCGAACATTTCCCAAGCGATGCCGCAGCACTGTCAGTGCCATCTGTACCTTCTGTAGCTTGTAGTACACCAACCGCTTTAGAATGGGATGAGTCTTTTAAAAATATGAACGATCCATCAGGTAGAGCAGTAGCCAATGTTCATGCTGATAGTTATAAAAAAGGTTAGTAAGGACTAATTTAGAAAATTGAATTTTATTTAAAAGCTACCTAAATCTACGGGTAGCTTTTTTTATGGAGTTTTAATTCCTAGCCTGGTTTGTGAATTGTGTAACCGTAATTTATATGAATTTTCGCCAGAAAATTATGAAAGCTTTGAAAAATAGCTATTAATTCAAGGTTTTGGCCCTGGGTTGTATATAAATTCTGAATAATGATCTTCAACAAAATTATGGCTTACTTATATTTGTTCTAAATAGTCCTATAAACAGGCTTGAAAGTTTGTCCGTAAGTGATTTGGAGTGTATTTTTGCTTGTAAATTTCTATAAAATAATCAAACCAATGGGTGGATTTCTAAATTCAACCATAGCAAGAAAAGTTGCTATGGCCTTATCGGGACTTTTTCTGGTCTTATTTTTAGCTCAGCATTTCAGCATCAATTTTATTTCAGTATTCAGTAAAGACCTGTTTAATGAAATTTCTCATTTTATGGGAACCAACTTTTTTGTGCAGGCTTTGTTGCAGCCGGTCTTAATTTTCGGGGTGATTTTTCACTTTGTAATGGGTTTTATCCTGGAAGCTAAAAACCGTGGGGCAAGAGACATTAAGTATGTGAAGTTTGCCGGAAATGAAAATTCAAGCTGGGTTTCAAGAAACATGATTTACTCAGGACTTGTAGTTTTGGCTTTTTTAGCACTTCACTTTTACGATTTCTGGTTTCCGGAAATGATTCATAAATATATAGAATCGCATCCCGAAGACGCTGCTCGTTATTATGACGAGTTAGTGGCGAAATTCCAAAGCCCGGTTAGAACAATATTATACGTGGTTTCATTTGTATTTTTGGCCCTTCACCTTTATCACGGCTTTTCTTCTACTTTCCAATCTGTTGGATGGAGAAATAAGTACGCCAAAGGACTTAGAGGATTTACCAAAGCTTATGCGATCATCATACCGCTAGGATTTATTTTTATAGCCCTTTTTCACTATATTAATAACCTTTAATACGTAAGATTTATGTCAGTTTTAGATTCAAAAATACCTAAAGGGCCTCTAGCAGAAAAGTGGACCAATCATAAAAATGATATTAACCTGGTAAACCCGGCCAATAAGCGTAATATCGATGTTATCGTTATTGGGACAGGTCTTGCGGGAGGAGCTGCAGCTGCAACTCTTGCCGAATTAG contains the following coding sequences:
- a CDS encoding succinate dehydrogenase cytochrome b subunit, encoding MGGFLNSTIARKVAMALSGLFLVLFLAQHFSINFISVFSKDLFNEISHFMGTNFFVQALLQPVLIFGVIFHFVMGFILEAKNRGARDIKYVKFAGNENSSWVSRNMIYSGLVVLAFLALHFYDFWFPEMIHKYIESHPEDAARYYDELVAKFQSPVRTILYVVSFVFLALHLYHGFSSTFQSVGWRNKYAKGLRGFTKAYAIIIPLGFIFIALFHYINNL